ACGATGATGATCCAGACGTTGTCGTCGTTCTCCGCCTCGTCGTAGGCCCTGCGCAACTCCTGGATCATGGCCGGGCTGAGCGCGTTGAGCGCCTGCGGGCGGTTCAGCGTGATGACCGCCTTGTGCCCGTCGACCTCGTAGATGATGTCCTGATATGTCGTCGACATTGGTGATCCTGTCCGTCAGCGGCCCTGGAACTCGGGCCGGCGTTTCTCCCGAAACGCCGCCATGCCTTCTTTGAAATCCTTGGTGCGGCAGGAAAGTTCGACGTTGTAGAGCTCCTGGTTCATGCCCTGTGTCAGGCTGGCGTGCAGGCTGTAGTGCAGCGCCTGCTTGGCCAGCCCGATCGCCACCGTGGGACCGGTGGCCAGCCGGGCCACCAGCTCGGCGACGGCGTCGTCGAGTTCGGCCTCCGGTACGCATCGATGGATCAGTCCCCACTCGGCGGCCTCGGTTCCGGACACCCGCTCGCCGAGCAACAGCATCTCTTTGGCCCGCGCCAGCCCGACCAGCCGCGGCAACAGCCAGGTCGATCCGGAGTCCGGGCTGAAACCGCGGGCCAGGAACGGCTCCCAGAACACCGCCTCGGGGGTGGCCACCGTGAAGTCGGCGGCCAGCGCGAGGTTGCAACCCAGGCCGGTGGCCCAGCCGCGCACCGCGCACACCACGGGCAGCTGGACGGTGTGGACGAGCTCGATGATGCGGTGGGCCGCGTGCGGCACCCGGCGCACCAGATCGCCGGTGCGCGGCCGGGTTCCGCTGTTGCCCGCGATCCAG
The window above is part of the Mycolicibacterium hassiacum DSM 44199 genome. Proteins encoded here:
- a CDS encoding enoyl-CoA hydratase/isomerase family protein encodes the protein MTDDGTVHTSEAEGVLRVVLDRPARRNSLSPPMVTALVDTLTRAASDDSLRAIEIRGSGTDFCSGVDWIAGNSGTRPRTGDLVRRVPHAAHRIIELVHTVQLPVVCAVRGWATGLGCNLALAADFTVATPEAVFWEPFLARGFSPDSGSTWLLPRLVGLARAKEMLLLGERVSGTEAAEWGLIHRCVPEAELDDAVAELVARLATGPTVAIGLAKQALHYSLHASLTQGMNQELYNVELSCRTKDFKEGMAAFREKRRPEFQGR